The Lysobacter capsici genome has a segment encoding these proteins:
- a CDS encoding STM4012 family radical SAM protein: MNTAVSASAVASHASDPTPRLADLLRLPPYQAYSYSYPHKTAYRPIEPPRPLSQLWAGERRDALFLYLHVPFCSYRCGFCNLFALARPDPAKVERYLQQMEHQLRATAAALGEHRFVRFALGGGTPTYLDAEQLRQVFAMVERHANIDLRATPAGIEVSPETVDAEKLRVCRDAGIDRVSMGIQSFSEAEVRALVRPQQREVVESAIGAIREAGFPTLNLDLIYGIAGQTVASFLASIDSALSHAPEELYLYPLYVRPLTGLGRIEAKNGGKTGFVLQPEPLDERLALYQAGRDRLLQAGYTQVSMRMFRAPHAPDLAAPVYCCQSDGMVGIGCGARSYTGRVHYSSEYGVARRSVAEILDHYLARDEASFACADYGIELDADEQRRRYVIQSLLIRPGLEHAGYRERFGADCLDDLPQLRDLIELGLADDDGALLALNDEGLARADTLGPWLTSAAIAQRMRDYRLG; the protein is encoded by the coding sequence ATGAACACCGCTGTCTCCGCGAGCGCCGTAGCCAGTCACGCGAGCGATCCCACGCCGCGACTGGCCGACCTGCTGCGCCTGCCGCCGTATCAGGCGTATTCGTATTCCTACCCGCACAAGACCGCCTACCGGCCGATCGAACCGCCGCGGCCGCTGTCGCAGCTGTGGGCCGGCGAACGCCGCGACGCCTTGTTCCTGTACCTGCACGTGCCGTTTTGTTCGTACCGCTGCGGCTTCTGCAATCTGTTCGCGCTGGCGCGACCCGACCCGGCCAAGGTCGAACGCTATCTGCAGCAGATGGAACATCAATTGCGCGCGACCGCCGCGGCATTGGGCGAACACCGCTTCGTGCGCTTCGCCCTGGGCGGCGGCACCCCGACGTATCTGGACGCCGAGCAACTGCGCCAAGTGTTCGCGATGGTCGAACGCCACGCCAACATCGACCTGCGCGCCACCCCGGCCGGGATCGAGGTGTCGCCGGAAACCGTCGATGCCGAAAAACTGCGCGTATGCCGCGACGCCGGAATCGACCGGGTCAGCATGGGCATCCAGAGTTTCAGCGAAGCCGAGGTGCGCGCGCTGGTGCGGCCGCAGCAACGCGAGGTGGTCGAAAGCGCGATCGGCGCTATCCGCGAAGCCGGCTTCCCCACGCTCAATCTCGACCTGATCTACGGCATCGCCGGGCAGACCGTCGCCAGTTTCCTGGCTTCGATCGACAGCGCGCTGAGCCATGCGCCCGAAGAGTTGTACCTGTATCCGCTGTACGTGCGGCCGCTGACCGGGCTGGGCCGGATCGAGGCCAAGAACGGTGGAAAAACCGGCTTCGTGCTGCAACCCGAACCGCTCGACGAACGCCTCGCGTTGTACCAGGCCGGACGCGACCGCCTGCTGCAGGCCGGCTACACCCAGGTGTCGATGCGCATGTTCCGCGCGCCGCACGCGCCCGACCTGGCCGCGCCGGTGTACTGCTGCCAGAGCGACGGCATGGTCGGCATCGGCTGCGGCGCGCGCTCGTACACCGGCCGGGTGCACTACTCCAGCGAATACGGCGTGGCCCGGCGCAGCGTCGCCGAGATCCTCGATCACTATCTCGCCCGCGACGAAGCCTCGTTCGCCTGCGCCGATTACGGCATCGAACTCGACGCCGACGAACAGCGCCGCCGCTACGTGATCCAGTCGCTGCTGATCCGGCCCGGGCTGGAGCACGCCGGCTACCGCGAACGCTTCGGCGCCGACTGCCTCGACGACTTGCCGCAGCTGCGCGACCTGATCGAACTCGGCCTGGCCGACGACGACGGCGCGCTGCTGGCGCTCAACGACGAAGGCCTCGCGCGCGCCGACACCCTCGGCCCGTGGCTGACCTCGGCCGCGATCGCGCAACGCATGCGCGACTACCGGCTGGGCTGA
- a CDS encoding STM4013/SEN3800 family hydrolase, whose product MSEHDHPDMRGIVGDHDLLLITLDTLRFDAAQRCFERGELPVLSAYLPASGWERRHTPGSFTYAAHAAFFAGFLPTPARPGPHPRLFALDFEGSETTAPGTYVFRDRADIVSGLRDAGYHTICIGGVGFFNKRNPLGSQFPNLFDESHWQPEFGVTAADSTQRQVALACERLRSAELRERRSFVFINVSALHQPNRHYLAGADHDSLDSHCAALRYVDAALAPLFAALRGRGRAFAIVCSDHGTAYGEDGYHGHRLAHDVVMTVPYAHFLISP is encoded by the coding sequence ATGTCTGAGCACGATCATCCAGACATGCGCGGCATCGTCGGCGATCACGACCTGTTGCTGATCACCCTCGACACCCTGCGTTTCGATGCCGCCCAGCGTTGCTTCGAACGCGGCGAGTTGCCGGTGCTGAGCGCGTATCTTCCGGCCAGCGGCTGGGAACGCCGGCATACGCCGGGCAGCTTCACCTATGCCGCGCACGCCGCGTTCTTCGCCGGTTTCCTGCCCACGCCGGCGCGACCGGGTCCGCATCCGCGGTTGTTCGCGCTCGACTTCGAAGGCAGCGAAACCACCGCGCCGGGCACCTATGTGTTCCGCGATCGCGCCGACATCGTCTCGGGCCTGCGCGACGCGGGTTATCACACCATCTGCATCGGCGGGGTCGGCTTCTTCAACAAGCGCAACCCGCTGGGTTCGCAATTCCCGAATCTGTTCGACGAAAGCCATTGGCAGCCGGAGTTCGGCGTCACCGCGGCGGACTCGACCCAACGCCAGGTCGCGCTCGCCTGCGAACGGCTGCGCAGCGCCGAACTGCGCGAGCGGCGAAGTTTCGTTTTCATCAACGTCTCGGCCCTGCACCAGCCCAATCGGCATTACCTGGCCGGCGCCGACCACGACAGCCTTGACAGCCATTGCGCCGCATTGCGTTACGTCGACGCCGCGCTCGCGCCGCTGTTCGCCGCCTTGCGCGGACGCGGCCGCGCCTTCGCGATCGTCTGCTCCGACCACGGCACCGCCTACGGCGAGGACGGCTACCACGGCCACCGCCTGGCGCATGATGTCGTGATGACCGTGCCGTACGCGCACTTCCTGATTTCACCGTGA